Proteins from one Streptococcus mitis B6 genomic window:
- a CDS encoding MalY/PatB family protein, whose translation MGKYDFTSLPNRLGHHTYKWKEAETDSEVLPAWIADMDFVVLPEIRQAVQTYADQLVYGYTYASEELIKEVQKWEATQHGYHFDKEALVFIEGVVPAISTAIQAFTKEGEAVLINTPVYPPFARSVKLNNRRLITNSLVEKDGLFEIDFDQLEKDLVEEDVKLYILCNPHNPGGRVWEKEVLEKIGQLCQKHGVFLVSDEIHQDLALFGHKHHSFNTINPDFKEFAIVLSSATKTFNIAGTKNSYAVIENPKLRLAYQKRQLANNQHEISGLGYLATEAAYRYGKDWLEELKQVFEDHINYVVDLFGKETKIKVMKPQGTYLIWLDFSAYDLTDETLQELLRNEAKVILNRGLDFGEEGSLHARLNVAMPKSLLQEVCQRIVTTFAKL comes from the coding sequence ATGGGAAAATATGATTTTACAAGCCTGCCCAATCGTTTAGGGCACCATACCTATAAATGGAAAGAAGCAGAAACGGATAGTGAAGTCTTACCAGCTTGGATAGCGGATATGGACTTTGTAGTCTTGCCTGAAATCCGTCAAGCTGTGCAAACTTACGCAGATCAACTGGTTTATGGCTATACCTATGCCAGTGAAGAGTTAATTAAGGAAGTTCAAAAGTGGGAAGCCACACAACATGGTTACCACTTTGACAAAGAGGCTCTTGTCTTTATCGAGGGTGTGGTACCAGCCATCTCAACAGCTATTCAAGCTTTCACAAAAGAAGGCGAAGCGGTTCTGATTAACACGCCTGTCTACCCACCCTTTGCCCGCAGTGTCAAGTTGAACAACCGCAGATTGATTACCAATTCTTTGGTGGAAAAGGATGGTCTGTTTGAGATTGACTTTGACCAACTTGAAAAAGATTTGGTAGAAGAGGATGTCAAACTCTATATTCTTTGCAACCCTCACAATCCTGGTGGACGTGTTTGGGAAAAGGAAGTGTTGGAGAAGATTGGCCAACTCTGCCAAAAACATGGTGTTTTCTTGGTTTCAGATGAGATTCACCAAGATTTGGCCCTCTTTGGTCACAAGCATCATTCCTTTAATACCATCAATCCTGACTTTAAAGAATTTGCGATTGTCTTGAGTAGTGCCACTAAAACCTTTAACATTGCTGGGACAAAAAATTCCTATGCAGTCATTGAAAATCCTAAGTTGAGACTGGCATACCAGAAACGTCAGTTGGCCAATAATCAGCATGAAATTTCAGGCTTGGGTTATTTGGCGACAGAAGCTGCCTATCGCTATGGGAAGGATTGGCTAGAGGAACTCAAGCAAGTCTTTGAAGACCATATTAATTATGTGGTAGATTTATTTGGAAAAGAGACTAAAATCAAGGTCATGAAACCACAAGGAACCTACTTGATTTGGCTTGATTTTTCAGCCTATGACCTGACTGATGAAACATTGCAAGAGCTGTTGAGAAATGAAGCCAAGGTTATCCTTAACCGTGGTTTGGATTTTGGGGAGGAAGGAAGTCTCCATGCCCGTCTCAATGTAGCTATGCCTAAGTCTCTGCTACAAGAAGTTTGTCAGCGGATTGTAACGACTTTTGCCAAACTTTAA